The following are encoded in a window of Nibricoccus aquaticus genomic DNA:
- a CDS encoding glutamate--tRNA ligase gives MSHVRVRFAPSPTGFFHIGSARTALFNWLYARHTGGTFVLRIEDTDKERNSEEFLNVIYNSLRWLGMEWNEGPQKGGEFGPYRQSERGAIYEEYKQKLLANGRAYEKDGAIWFKLLGERSEVFDERRAKTVEKVKNTPAVIDDLIRGKVERLEDEDFVIFRSDGNPVFHFVNVVDDIAMKITHVIRGEDHLSNTSKHVELFKAFGAEMPKFAHIPLILKQNGPGKMSKRDQGALIEEYQTRGYLPEALVNFLSLLGWNPGDDREKMPIAEIIRLFDLPGVNQSNARFDDKKLANMNMQYLLELPAEAFVDRAKAYFTRRLNVPSAEPTELAQAALNFWNTDPAYFRDVMLISQPKIKGFEELPAYTKYFFTEDFVVDAKVREKVLAKGDPKARLRELATVLATPELDLASDVAIEEAIKAEAAKNGLGFGDYQAVARLAVSGTNVGPGLTSLFRVLGRERTLKRIERFVATLA, from the coding sequence ATGTCACACGTCCGCGTTCGTTTTGCTCCCAGCCCGACGGGTTTTTTCCACATCGGCAGCGCCCGCACGGCGCTTTTCAACTGGCTGTATGCCCGACACACGGGCGGCACGTTTGTGCTGCGGATCGAGGACACGGACAAGGAGCGGAATTCGGAGGAGTTTCTCAACGTGATCTATAATAGTCTGCGCTGGCTGGGCATGGAGTGGAATGAAGGTCCGCAGAAGGGCGGCGAGTTCGGGCCGTACCGCCAGAGTGAGCGCGGCGCGATCTACGAGGAGTATAAACAGAAGCTGCTGGCGAACGGGCGCGCGTACGAGAAGGACGGCGCGATCTGGTTCAAGCTGCTGGGGGAGCGGTCGGAGGTTTTCGACGAGCGCCGTGCGAAGACCGTGGAGAAGGTCAAAAATACGCCGGCGGTGATCGACGATTTGATCCGTGGCAAAGTGGAGCGTTTAGAGGACGAGGATTTTGTGATCTTCCGCTCGGACGGGAATCCGGTTTTCCATTTCGTGAACGTCGTCGATGACATCGCGATGAAGATCACGCACGTGATCCGCGGGGAAGATCATCTGTCGAACACGAGCAAGCATGTGGAGTTGTTCAAGGCGTTCGGCGCAGAGATGCCGAAGTTCGCGCACATCCCGCTCATCTTGAAACAGAATGGGCCGGGCAAGATGTCGAAACGCGATCAAGGCGCGCTCATCGAGGAGTATCAGACGCGCGGTTATTTGCCGGAAGCGTTGGTAAACTTTCTGTCGTTGCTCGGCTGGAATCCGGGCGATGATCGCGAGAAGATGCCGATTGCGGAGATTATCCGGCTGTTCGATTTACCGGGCGTGAACCAGAGCAACGCGCGTTTCGACGACAAGAAACTCGCGAACATGAATATGCAGTATCTGCTGGAGCTGCCGGCAGAGGCGTTTGTTGACCGAGCAAAAGCGTATTTCACGAGAAGGCTAAATGTGCCTTCTGCTGAACCGACAGAACTAGCGCAGGCGGCATTGAATTTCTGGAATACTGATCCGGCTTATTTCCGCGACGTGATGCTGATCAGCCAGCCGAAGATCAAAGGCTTCGAGGAGCTGCCGGCGTACACGAAGTATTTCTTTACGGAGGATTTTGTCGTCGATGCGAAGGTGCGCGAGAAGGTGCTGGCTAAGGGCGATCCGAAGGCGCGGTTGCGCGAACTGGCAACGGTACTGGCAACGCCGGAGCTGGATTTGGCGAGCGATGTCGCGATTGAGGAAGCAATCAAGGCGGAGGCTGCGAAGAACGGGCTCGGCTTTGGCGATTATCAGGCGGTGGCGCGTCTGGCGGTCTCGGGCACGAATGTGGGCCCGGGGCTGACGAGCTTGTTTCGCGTGTTGGGGCGCGAGCGGACGTTGAAGCGTATCGAGCGGTTTGTGGCGACGCTGGCTTGA
- a CDS encoding LacI family DNA-binding transcriptional regulator — protein sequence MAEKNIPTIRSLAKSLRLSPTTVSDALRGVGRVDQTTAKRIRQLAEKVGYKPNPLTTALMSGFRRSRATTFRGVIAAVDINEPARFPHGPFPKQISAGARQRATELGFHFEEFIAGRNALPLPRLDSILKSRGIHGVMIMPAWLAPDVSALDWSNYAGVYTDNFIEKPRLHTVCSDHYRSMMELLERLRTRGYRRPGLMLEQGRDDRLLLRQSAAFRAFQESHTSELEYVPILFAREFSEKPFSTWFKRHKPDVVLNHYDETVAWMEACGAKVPETHGYVCLNAINLTRPCAALDLQPHQLGARAVELLVGQLQRGEYGSPAWTTATMLTASWIEGSTLRPAE from the coding sequence ATGGCAGAAAAAAACATCCCCACGATCCGGTCGCTCGCAAAGAGCCTGCGTCTTTCCCCCACGACGGTTTCAGACGCTCTGCGCGGAGTCGGTCGAGTCGACCAGACGACAGCAAAACGCATCCGCCAGCTCGCCGAGAAAGTCGGATACAAACCCAACCCGCTCACCACCGCGCTCATGTCCGGCTTCCGGCGATCACGCGCCACCACCTTCCGCGGCGTGATCGCCGCCGTGGACATCAATGAGCCCGCCCGCTTTCCCCACGGGCCCTTCCCCAAGCAAATCTCAGCAGGCGCACGTCAACGCGCCACCGAGCTGGGATTCCACTTCGAAGAATTCATCGCCGGCCGGAACGCCCTGCCGCTCCCCCGCCTGGATTCCATCCTTAAATCGCGCGGCATCCACGGCGTCATGATCATGCCTGCATGGCTCGCCCCCGATGTTTCCGCCCTCGACTGGAGTAATTACGCAGGCGTTTACACCGATAACTTCATCGAAAAACCGCGCCTCCACACCGTGTGCAGCGACCACTACCGCTCCATGATGGAGCTGCTCGAGCGATTGCGCACACGCGGCTACCGTCGTCCCGGCCTCATGCTTGAACAAGGCCGCGACGACCGCCTCCTGCTCCGGCAAAGCGCCGCGTTCCGCGCCTTTCAGGAAAGCCACACGAGCGAACTCGAGTACGTGCCCATCCTCTTCGCCCGCGAGTTCTCTGAGAAACCATTCAGCACCTGGTTCAAACGTCATAAGCCCGATGTTGTCCTTAACCATTACGATGAGACCGTCGCGTGGATGGAAGCCTGTGGCGCCAAAGTCCCGGAGACGCACGGCTACGTTTGCCTCAACGCCATCAATCTCACCCGGCCCTGCGCCGCACTCGACCTGCAGCCGCATCAGCTCGGCGCTCGCGCCGTGGAGCTACTCGTCGGCCAGCTTCAACGAGGCGAGTACGGCAGCCCCGCGTGGACCACCGCGACTATGCTGACCGCCAGCTGGATCGAAGGATCGACGCTGCGCCCCGCCGAGTAA
- a CDS encoding potassium transporter Kup: MTDSTSGSSNKSIRLGLCLGALGVVYGDIGTSPLYTMRECLHHLKGMDRADGVLGILSLMFWTVMIVVNLKYLLFVTRADNRGEGGIFALLALSHTGAPAKKNSRRIVGFSTFIVLCGAALLYGDGVITPAISVLSAAEGLATFNPDLQTKIVPIAVVILAFVFFVQSKGTETIGRIFGPVMLIWFTTLGIFGAWHIFDAPEVFRALDPTLGVSFLLTQPWEITAGILGSIVLTVTGAEALYADMGHFGRKYIAQAWLFLVWPGLLLNYFGQGAYVLANPLDQTNPFFALAPEGGLRLFLVGLSICAAVIASQALITGTYSLTRQAIQLGYFPRLRIRHTNAEHAGQIYISLINTALAIGSIWVVLEFKTSADLAAAYGIAVTGTMTVTTFALYLVTRRYWKWPLWKSLSLCGAFMVFDLIFLGANLHKFTDGGWLPVVIGLGILAIMHTWKSGRSEIQEKVYGGAITELELTDIVKSESIVRVQGSAVFMVATPSGTPLALLHHLKANKCLQKTVVLLTISTWEVPQVEDSERLSVEELGEGIWRAVGRYGYMESPDVNNLVTRVAERGVPIKPMSTTYFFNREMIITGGNARMWQWQKSLYAFLSRNATPVKDYYQILPTQIIEIGLPVQL, from the coding sequence ATGACTGATTCCACGTCCGGCTCGTCCAACAAAAGCATCCGGCTCGGACTCTGCCTCGGTGCCCTCGGCGTCGTTTACGGCGACATCGGCACCAGCCCGCTCTACACCATGCGCGAATGCCTTCATCATTTGAAGGGCATGGACCGCGCCGACGGCGTCCTCGGCATCCTCTCCCTCATGTTCTGGACCGTGATGATCGTGGTAAACTTGAAGTACCTCCTCTTCGTCACGCGCGCCGACAACCGCGGCGAAGGCGGCATCTTCGCCCTCCTCGCACTCTCCCACACTGGCGCGCCTGCAAAGAAAAATTCCCGCCGCATCGTCGGTTTCTCCACCTTCATTGTGCTCTGCGGCGCCGCCCTGCTCTACGGCGACGGCGTCATCACGCCCGCCATCTCCGTGCTCAGCGCCGCCGAAGGCCTGGCCACGTTCAATCCCGACCTCCAGACAAAGATCGTTCCGATAGCCGTCGTCATCCTCGCCTTCGTTTTCTTCGTCCAATCCAAAGGCACCGAAACCATCGGCCGCATCTTCGGCCCGGTCATGCTCATCTGGTTCACCACTCTCGGCATCTTCGGCGCGTGGCACATCTTCGACGCGCCCGAGGTTTTCCGAGCGCTCGATCCCACGCTCGGCGTCAGCTTCCTGCTCACCCAGCCTTGGGAAATCACCGCCGGCATCCTCGGCTCCATCGTCCTGACCGTCACCGGCGCCGAGGCCCTCTACGCCGACATGGGCCACTTCGGCCGCAAATACATCGCCCAGGCCTGGCTCTTCCTCGTCTGGCCCGGACTCCTGCTCAACTACTTCGGCCAGGGTGCCTACGTCCTCGCCAATCCCCTCGACCAGACCAACCCCTTCTTCGCACTCGCCCCCGAGGGCGGCCTCCGTCTCTTCCTCGTCGGTCTCTCCATCTGCGCCGCCGTCATCGCCAGCCAGGCGCTCATCACCGGCACCTACTCACTCACCCGCCAGGCCATCCAGCTCGGCTACTTTCCCCGCCTCCGTATCCGGCATACCAATGCCGAACACGCCGGCCAGATCTACATTTCCCTCATCAACACCGCCCTCGCCATCGGCTCCATCTGGGTTGTCCTCGAATTCAAAACCAGCGCCGACCTCGCCGCCGCCTACGGCATCGCCGTCACCGGCACCATGACCGTCACCACCTTCGCCCTCTACCTCGTCACACGCCGCTATTGGAAATGGCCGCTCTGGAAATCTCTCTCCCTCTGCGGCGCCTTCATGGTCTTCGACCTCATCTTCCTCGGCGCCAACCTCCATAAATTCACCGACGGTGGCTGGCTCCCCGTCGTCATCGGCCTCGGCATCCTTGCCATCATGCACACCTGGAAATCCGGCCGCTCCGAGATCCAGGAAAAAGTCTACGGCGGCGCCATCACCGAGCTCGAACTCACCGACATCGTCAAAAGCGAGTCCATCGTGCGCGTCCAAGGCAGCGCCGTCTTCATGGTCGCCACCCCAAGCGGCACCCCTCTCGCCCTTCTCCACCACCTGAAGGCCAACAAATGCCTCCAGAAAACCGTCGTCCTCCTCACCATCAGCACTTGGGAAGTCCCGCAGGTCGAGGACAGCGAACGCCTCAGCGTCGAAGAACTCGGCGAAGGCATCTGGCGCGCCGTCGGCCGCTACGGCTACATGGAGTCGCCCGACGTGAACAACCTAGTCACCCGCGTCGCCGAACGCGGCGTCCCGATCAAGCCGATGTCCACGACCTACTTTTTCAATCGCGAGATGATCATCACCGGCGGCAACGCCCGCATGTGGCAGTGGCAGAAATCCCTCTACGCCTTCCTCAGCCGCAACGCCACGCCGGTCAAAGATTACTACCAGATCCTGCCCACCCAGATCATCGAGATCGGCCTGCCCGTTCAGCTCTGA
- the menB gene encoding 1,4-dihydroxy-2-naphthoyl-CoA synthase: MSLPNWKVVKTYKDILYHKADGIAKITINRPEKRNAFRPQTVFEMYDAFIDAREDQTVGVVLLTGAGPHTDGKYAFCAGGDQSVRGHAGYVGEDGVPRLNVLDLQKLIRSMPKVVIALVAGYAIGGGHVLHLVCDLSIAADNGIFGQVGPKMGSFDGGFGSSYLARIVGQKKAREIWYLCRQYDAKQALEMGLVNTVVPVAQLEEEGVKWAREIMGHSPLAIRCLKSAFNADVDGQSGIQELAGNATLLYYMTDEAKEFHGAQREKRKPDARKFPWLP, translated from the coding sequence ATGAGTCTCCCCAACTGGAAGGTCGTCAAAACGTACAAGGACATCCTCTATCACAAGGCTGACGGGATCGCGAAGATCACGATCAACCGGCCGGAGAAGCGGAATGCGTTTCGTCCGCAGACGGTGTTCGAGATGTACGATGCGTTCATCGATGCGCGTGAGGACCAGACGGTCGGCGTGGTGCTGCTGACGGGCGCGGGGCCGCATACGGACGGGAAGTACGCGTTTTGCGCGGGTGGCGATCAGAGCGTGCGCGGGCACGCGGGCTATGTCGGAGAGGACGGCGTGCCGCGGCTCAACGTGCTCGATTTGCAGAAACTTATCCGGTCCATGCCGAAAGTCGTGATAGCGCTGGTGGCGGGCTACGCGATCGGCGGCGGGCATGTGCTTCATCTGGTGTGCGATCTTTCGATCGCGGCGGACAACGGAATTTTCGGACAGGTTGGGCCGAAGATGGGCAGCTTCGACGGAGGATTTGGCTCCAGTTATCTGGCGCGGATTGTGGGGCAGAAAAAGGCGCGCGAGATCTGGTACCTGTGCCGCCAGTATGACGCGAAGCAGGCGCTGGAGATGGGTCTCGTCAACACGGTGGTGCCGGTCGCGCAGCTCGAAGAGGAAGGCGTGAAGTGGGCGCGGGAAATCATGGGGCACAGTCCGCTGGCGATCCGTTGCCTGAAGAGCGCGTTCAACGCCGATGTGGACGGGCAGTCGGGCATCCAGGAGCTCGCGGGCAATGCGACGCTGCTTTATTATATGACGGACGAGGCGAAGGAGTTTCACGGCGCACAGCGTGAGAAGCGAAAGCCGGATGCGCGAAAATTTCCGTGGCTGCCGTGA